CTGACGTACTGACTCTAAAAGTCCGGACCTGAAATGCCGCGCAAACTTAGCTTAAAAAATAAAAAACCAGCGTATTTATAATCTCATTTTTACGATTTTTTTAAAAGATGAACGTTCGGGGAATCAGAAATCGTATTCAGATCGGCTAAAAGCATTAAATTTCCTCCTTAAGAAAACTCAACTTTCAACATCTTTCGCCAATGAGTTGATCCATTAATCCTTACTCTCCAAGCCCCTGCCGGTTTTATGTTGGAGCTCATCAATTAACTTTGAAGCCTCCGCTTTAGTTAGATTTTCATCAAACACCTCACCAGCTTCAGACGAAAGCGTTGTTAGATATGAACGTTGCGCTCCTGTCATTGGTTCATCACCTGTAGTCCATTCGTCCGGATCTTTCACCGTATTCGATCCTTTTAGCGTTTCCTTATTGTCATTCACTTTTTCCATAGCTTATGTAATGATGCAATTCATTAACTATTAACTCTGAATATTGTTTGAACAATACTAATATATTTA
The window above is part of the Arcticibacter tournemirensis genome. Proteins encoded here:
- a CDS encoding DUF3072 domain-containing protein, which encodes MEKVNDNKETLKGSNTVKDPDEWTTGDEPMTGAQRSYLTTLSSEAGEVFDENLTKAEASKLIDELQHKTGRGLESKD